A DNA window from Sphingobacteriaceae bacterium contains the following coding sequences:
- a CDS encoding globin has translation MQIQPGYQQLGPDKTPYELIGGAATIDRLVEAFYRRVAQHPVLKPIFPDDLEPVKEKQRAFLTQFFGGPPLFSHRYGPPMLRARHLPHPITPKGTAAWLECMRAAMDEAGITGPLGDALFQHLTKTAHHMINRPDD, from the coding sequence GTGCAGATTCAGCCCGGCTACCAGCAACTGGGGCCAGATAAAACTCCATACGAACTCATAGGTGGGGCCGCCACCATCGACCGCCTGGTGGAAGCCTTTTACCGGCGCGTGGCCCAGCACCCGGTGCTGAAGCCCATCTTTCCCGATGATCTGGAGCCGGTTAAGGAGAAGCAGCGGGCCTTCCTGACCCAGTTTTTCGGCGGTCCTCCCCTGTTCTCCCATCGGTACGGGCCGCCCATGCTCCGGGCCCGTCACCTGCCCCACCCCATCACCCCCAAGGGCACTGCAGCCTGGCTGGAGTGCATGCGGGCGGCCATGGACGAAGCGGGCATCACCGGGCCTCTAGGCGACGCCCTGTTCCAGCACCTGACCAAGACCGCCCATCATATGATCAACCGCCCCGACGACTAA